The Streptomyces tendae genome has a window encoding:
- a CDS encoding alkaline phosphatase family protein, protein MAHPPPAAHDRGHPAAHLWDTHPEPLPVDSAPVPAYGTGSLADLLPTLAAGLGVPGMTAGIDELTPADRNCVFLIDGLGWEQLKAHPEEAPFMTSLLAASRGGTGRPITAGYPATTATSLASVGTGLPPGAHGLPGYTVRDPDTGELMNQLRWQPWTPPGAWQPYPTVFELAHRAGVHAAQVSSPHFANTPLTKVALSGGTFQGRLSGEDRMDTAAEQLAAADRSLVYTYYAEVDGAGHRFGVDSDTWRGQLMYVDRLVQRLAEQLPPRSALYVTADHGMIDVPFDEQHRIDFDEDWELKAGVALLGGEGRARHVYAVPGAAGDVLACWREVLGEQFWVASREEAIDAGWFGPSVDERVHQRIGDVVAAARDDVLLIASEREPRESAMVGNHGSMTPAEQLVPLLEVRS, encoded by the coding sequence ATGGCTCACCCTCCGCCCGCCGCCCACGACCGGGGGCACCCGGCAGCGCACCTCTGGGACACCCACCCGGAGCCGCTCCCCGTCGACTCCGCCCCGGTACCGGCGTACGGCACCGGCTCCCTGGCCGACCTGCTGCCCACCCTCGCCGCCGGCCTCGGCGTCCCCGGCATGACCGCCGGGATCGACGAGCTCACCCCCGCCGACCGCAACTGCGTCTTCCTGATCGACGGCCTCGGCTGGGAGCAGCTCAAGGCCCACCCGGAGGAAGCGCCGTTCATGACGTCTCTGCTGGCCGCCTCCCGCGGCGGCACCGGACGTCCGATCACCGCCGGGTACCCGGCGACCACCGCGACCTCCCTGGCCTCCGTCGGCACCGGCCTGCCGCCGGGCGCCCACGGTTTGCCCGGCTACACCGTGCGCGACCCGGACACCGGCGAGCTGATGAACCAGCTGCGCTGGCAGCCCTGGACCCCGCCCGGCGCCTGGCAGCCGTACCCGACGGTCTTCGAACTGGCGCACCGCGCGGGCGTGCACGCCGCGCAGGTGTCCTCCCCGCACTTCGCCAACACCCCGCTGACCAAGGTCGCGCTCAGCGGCGGCACCTTCCAGGGACGGCTGTCCGGGGAGGACCGCATGGACACCGCGGCGGAGCAGCTGGCCGCCGCCGACCGCTCGCTGGTCTACACGTACTACGCCGAGGTCGACGGGGCAGGCCACCGCTTCGGCGTCGACTCCGACACCTGGCGCGGCCAGCTGATGTACGTCGACCGCCTGGTGCAGCGCCTGGCCGAGCAGCTGCCGCCGCGCAGCGCCCTCTACGTCACCGCCGACCACGGCATGATCGACGTGCCCTTCGACGAGCAGCACCGGATCGACTTCGACGAGGACTGGGAGCTGAAGGCGGGCGTCGCCCTGCTCGGCGGCGAGGGCCGCGCGCGCCACGTCTACGCGGTGCCCGGCGCCGCGGGGGACGTGCTGGCCTGCTGGCGTGAGGTGCTCGGCGAGCAGTTCTGGGTGGCCTCGCGCGAGGAGGCGATCGACGCGGGCTGGTTCGGCCCGTCGGTCGACGAGCGCGTCCACCAGCGGATCGGCGACGTGGTCGCGGCCGCCCGGGACGACGTCCTGCTCATCGCCTCCGAGCGGGAGCCGAGGGAGTCGGCGATGGTCGGCAACCACGGTTCCATGACCCCTGCCGAGCAGCTGGTCCCCCTGCTCGAAGTACGCTCCTGA
- a CDS encoding thymidine kinase → MSELVFFCGTMDCGKSTLALQIEHNRSARGLVGMIFTRNDRAGEGKLSSRLGLVTDAVEVGDGADLYAHLVDHLSRGRRADYVIADEAQFLAPEQIDQLARVVDDLELDVYAFGITTDFRSKLFPGSQRLVELADRVEVLQVEALCWCGARATHNARTVGGVMVVEGAQVVVGDVTGSTDEIGYEVLCRRHHRRRMTAATARAAALAPDVLPVSSS, encoded by the coding sequence ATGTCCGAGCTGGTGTTCTTCTGCGGAACGATGGACTGCGGGAAGTCGACGCTGGCTCTGCAGATCGAGCACAACCGGTCGGCACGCGGCCTGGTCGGCATGATCTTCACGCGGAACGACCGGGCCGGCGAGGGCAAGCTGTCCTCCCGCCTGGGCCTGGTCACCGACGCGGTGGAGGTCGGTGACGGCGCCGACCTGTACGCCCACCTCGTCGACCACCTCTCGCGGGGGCGGCGCGCGGACTACGTGATCGCCGACGAGGCGCAGTTCCTCGCGCCCGAGCAGATAGACCAGCTCGCGCGCGTGGTGGACGACCTGGAGCTCGACGTCTACGCCTTCGGCATCACCACCGACTTCCGCTCCAAGCTGTTCCCCGGCTCCCAGCGCCTGGTCGAACTCGCCGACCGCGTCGAGGTGCTCCAGGTCGAGGCCCTGTGCTGGTGCGGCGCCCGCGCCACGCACAACGCCCGCACGGTCGGTGGCGTCATGGTCGTCGAGGGCGCCCAGGTCGTCGTCGGCGACGTCACCGGCTCCACGGACGAGATCGGCTACGAGGTCCTCTGCCGCCGCCACCACCGGCGCCGGATGACGGCGGCGACGGCGAGGGCGGCGGCCCTGGCACCGGACGTGCTGCCGGTGTCGTCGAGCTGA
- a CDS encoding alpha/beta fold hydrolase, with the protein MSTYLLVHGAWHDGRCWERVAPLLEAAGHRVFHPSLTGYGDRAHLLGPEVGLDTHVEDVVRLIKDEDLTDVILVGHSYAGLVISSAANEVPERVAHLVYLDAMVPEHGETALEVQPVTRNLIDLAAATDTPWRIAPLPELPPPFGLFGVTDPADASWLRGMLSDHPVRCLQQPARLDDPALRQVARTHIHCVGAAPEGIIRRPVPATQPNGSPSRVRELPTGHDCMVTMPKELTELLLEAAD; encoded by the coding sequence GTGTCGACGTACCTCCTTGTCCACGGCGCCTGGCACGACGGACGGTGCTGGGAGCGGGTGGCCCCGCTGCTGGAAGCGGCCGGCCACCGCGTGTTCCACCCCTCCCTGACCGGCTACGGCGACAGGGCGCACCTGCTCGGTCCCGAGGTGGGCCTGGACACGCACGTCGAGGACGTCGTCCGGCTGATCAAGGACGAGGACCTGACCGACGTGATCCTGGTCGGCCACAGCTACGCGGGACTGGTGATCTCGTCGGCGGCGAACGAGGTCCCGGAGCGGGTCGCGCACCTGGTGTATCTGGACGCGATGGTGCCGGAACACGGTGAGACGGCGCTCGAGGTGCAGCCCGTCACCCGGAACCTGATCGACCTCGCCGCGGCCACGGACACCCCCTGGCGCATCGCGCCGCTTCCGGAACTGCCCCCGCCTTTCGGCCTGTTCGGCGTGACCGACCCGGCGGACGCGTCGTGGCTGCGCGGGATGCTCTCGGACCACCCGGTCCGCTGCCTGCAACAGCCGGCCCGCCTGGACGACCCAGCCCTGCGGCAGGTCGCCCGCACCCACATCCACTGCGTGGGCGCGGCTCCGGAGGGCATCATCCGGCGCCCCGTCCCCGCGACCCAGCCCAACGGGTCCCCGTCCCGGGTACGGGAACTGCCCACCGGGCACGACTGCATGGTCACGATGCCGAAAGAGCTCACCGAGCTGCTGCTGGAGGCGGCGGACTGA
- a CDS encoding bifunctional GNAT family N-acetyltransferase/acetate--CoA ligase family protein: MQTASDRHEYPAHWEADVVLRDGGTARIRPITADDAERLVSFYEQVSDESKYYRFFAPYPRLSAKDVHRFTHHDFVDRVGLAATVGGEFIATVRYDRIGAGGRPASGAEADEAEVAFLVQDAHQGRGVASALLEHIAAVARERGIRRFAAEVLPANTKMIKVFTDAGYTQKRSFEDGVVRLEFDLEPTDRSLAVQYAREQRAEARSVQRLLAPGAVAVIGTGRTPGGVGRSILDNIRDAGFTGRLYAVNGALPDGQKELDGVPAFRSVRDIDGPVDLAVVAVPAERVPDVVAECGEHDVQGLVVVSAGYAESGPEGKERQRALVRQARSYGMRIIGPNSFGVINTSPEVRLNASLAPDMPRPGRIGLFAQSGAIGVALLSRLHRRGGGVTGVTGVSTFVSSGNRADVSGNDVLQYWYEDADTDVTLMYLESIGNPRKFTRLARRTAAAKPLVVVQGARHGAGPRGHAVRATQLPHATVSALLRQAGVIRVDTITELVDAGLLLARQPLPAGPRVAILGNSESLGLLTYDACLAEGLRPHPPQDLSTAASAADFHAALSRALADDTSDAVVVTALPAVGEGPVGDAALAEALRSAAAAAPTKPVLVVHVELGGLAEALSAATSTAPQPGTVSGPVPADGDATADGGTGAQDAEPLAPAAASAPVPPPEGAHLIPAYPAAERAVRALAQAVAYGQWRREAADPGKVPEYEDIDERRAAALIEGLLSRGQGLTLTTDATCQLLAAYGIHVHRALPASTPDAAAEAARTLGYPVALKATAPHLRHRADLGGVRLDLADEEQLRRAYGELTELFGGPEELRPVVQRMAPRGVDTVVRAVIDPAAGAVLSFGLAGAASQLLGDMAHRLIPVTDRDATSLVRSIRTAPLLFGWRGSAPVDTPALEELMLRVSRLVHDHPEVVAVTLEPVVVAPHGVSVLGASVRLAPPPARDDHGPRTLPTY; this comes from the coding sequence ATGCAGACCGCGTCGGACCGCCACGAGTACCCCGCCCACTGGGAGGCCGACGTGGTGCTGCGCGACGGCGGCACCGCGCGCATCCGCCCCATCACGGCCGACGACGCCGAGCGGCTGGTCAGCTTCTACGAGCAGGTGTCGGACGAGTCGAAGTACTACCGCTTCTTCGCCCCCTACCCGCGGCTGTCCGCCAAGGACGTCCACCGCTTCACCCACCACGACTTCGTGGACCGGGTGGGGCTCGCGGCGACCGTCGGCGGCGAGTTCATCGCCACGGTGCGCTACGACCGCATCGGCGCCGGCGGACGGCCCGCGAGCGGAGCGGAGGCCGACGAGGCCGAGGTCGCCTTCCTGGTGCAGGACGCCCACCAGGGCCGGGGCGTCGCATCCGCCCTGCTGGAGCACATCGCCGCCGTCGCCCGCGAGCGCGGCATCCGCAGGTTCGCCGCGGAGGTGCTGCCCGCCAACACCAAGATGATCAAGGTGTTCACCGACGCCGGGTACACCCAGAAGCGCAGCTTCGAGGACGGAGTCGTGCGCCTGGAGTTCGACCTCGAACCCACCGACCGCTCCCTCGCCGTGCAGTACGCGCGCGAACAGCGCGCGGAGGCGCGCTCGGTGCAGCGGCTGCTCGCGCCCGGCGCGGTGGCCGTCATCGGCACCGGCCGCACCCCCGGGGGCGTGGGACGGAGCATCCTCGACAACATCCGGGACGCCGGGTTCACCGGCCGCCTCTACGCCGTGAACGGGGCGCTGCCGGACGGACAGAAGGAACTCGACGGCGTGCCCGCCTTCCGCTCGGTGCGCGACATCGACGGGCCCGTGGACCTGGCGGTTGTCGCGGTGCCCGCCGAACGGGTCCCCGACGTGGTCGCCGAGTGCGGCGAGCACGACGTCCAGGGGCTCGTGGTGGTGTCCGCCGGCTATGCCGAGTCCGGCCCCGAGGGTAAGGAACGCCAGCGCGCCCTGGTCCGGCAGGCCCGCAGCTACGGCATGCGGATCATCGGACCGAACTCGTTCGGCGTCATCAACACCTCGCCCGAGGTCCGGCTGAACGCCTCGCTCGCCCCCGACATGCCCCGCCCCGGCCGGATCGGACTCTTCGCCCAGTCCGGCGCCATCGGGGTCGCCCTGCTGTCGCGCCTGCACCGGCGCGGCGGCGGCGTCACGGGCGTGACGGGCGTCTCCACGTTCGTCTCCTCCGGCAACCGCGCGGACGTCTCCGGCAACGACGTCCTGCAGTACTGGTACGAGGACGCCGACACCGACGTCACCCTCATGTACCTGGAGTCCATCGGCAACCCCCGCAAGTTCACCCGCCTCGCCCGCCGCACCGCCGCGGCGAAGCCGCTGGTCGTCGTCCAGGGCGCACGCCACGGGGCGGGACCGCGCGGGCACGCCGTCCGCGCGACCCAGCTGCCCCACGCGACCGTGTCGGCGCTGCTGCGGCAGGCCGGGGTGATCCGCGTCGACACCATCACCGAACTGGTCGACGCGGGCCTGCTGCTCGCCCGCCAGCCGCTGCCGGCCGGGCCCCGGGTGGCGATCCTCGGCAACTCCGAGTCCCTGGGCCTGCTCACCTACGACGCCTGCCTCGCCGAGGGGCTGCGCCCGCACCCTCCGCAGGACCTCTCCACGGCCGCATCCGCGGCGGACTTCCACGCCGCGCTCTCCCGCGCGCTGGCCGACGACACCTCCGACGCCGTGGTCGTCACCGCCCTCCCGGCCGTGGGGGAGGGCCCGGTCGGCGACGCGGCCCTCGCCGAGGCGCTGCGCTCGGCGGCCGCCGCGGCACCGACCAAGCCCGTCCTCGTGGTCCACGTGGAGCTGGGCGGCCTCGCGGAGGCCCTGTCGGCCGCGACCAGCACGGCACCCCAGCCGGGCACGGTCTCCGGCCCGGTCCCGGCCGACGGGGACGCGACGGCGGACGGCGGCACTGGGGCGCAGGACGCCGAACCCCTCGCCCCGGCCGCAGCGTCCGCGCCGGTCCCCCCGCCCGAGGGCGCCCATCTCATCCCCGCCTACCCCGCCGCCGAGCGTGCCGTACGGGCGCTCGCGCAGGCCGTGGCGTACGGGCAGTGGCGGCGCGAGGCCGCCGACCCCGGCAAGGTGCCCGAGTACGAGGACATCGACGAACGCCGCGCCGCCGCCCTCATCGAGGGGCTGCTCTCCCGCGGCCAGGGCCTCACCCTCACCACCGACGCCACCTGCCAACTGCTCGCCGCCTACGGCATCCACGTGCACCGCGCCCTGCCCGCGTCCACCCCGGACGCAGCCGCCGAGGCCGCCCGCACCCTCGGCTACCCGGTCGCCCTCAAGGCGACCGCCCCCCACCTGAGGCACCGCGCCGACCTGGGCGGCGTCCGCCTGGACCTGGCCGACGAGGAACAGCTGCGCCGGGCGTACGGCGAGCTGACCGAGCTGTTCGGGGGCCCGGAGGAACTGCGCCCGGTGGTGCAGCGCATGGCCCCGCGCGGGGTCGACACCGTCGTCCGCGCGGTCATCGACCCGGCGGCCGGCGCCGTGCTGTCGTTCGGGCTCGCCGGGGCCGCCTCCCAGCTGCTGGGCGACATGGCGCACCGCCTGATCCCGGTCACCGACCGGGACGCGACCTCGCTGGTGCGGTCGATCCGCACCGCGCCGCTGCTGTTCGGCTGGCGCGGCTCGGCGCCCGTCGACACCCCCGCGCTGGAGGAGCTGATGCTGCGGGTGTCGCGGCTGGTCCACGACCATCCGGAGGTCGTCGCCGTCACCCTGGAGCCGGTCGTCGTCGCCCCGCACGGCGTGAGCGTCCTGGGCGCCTCCGTGCGCCTGGCCCCGCCGCCCGCCCGCGACGACCACGGGCCCCGGACCCTGCCCACGTACTGA
- a CDS encoding HPr family phosphocarrier protein, producing the protein MAERRVNVGWAEGLHARPASIFVRAATAAGVPVTIAKAGGTPVNAASMLAVLGLGAQGGEEIVLASDAEGADAALDRLAKLVAEGLEELPETV; encoded by the coding sequence ATGGCTGAGCGCCGCGTCAACGTCGGCTGGGCCGAGGGTCTCCACGCCCGCCCCGCCTCCATCTTCGTCCGAGCCGCCACGGCCGCAGGCGTCCCGGTGACGATCGCCAAGGCCGGGGGTACCCCCGTGAACGCGGCCTCGATGCTGGCCGTCCTGGGCCTGGGCGCCCAGGGCGGTGAGGAGATCGTCCTCGCCTCCGACGCCGAGGGCGCGGACGCCGCCCTGGACCGTCTGGCGAAGCTGGTCGCCGAGGGGCTCGAGGAGCTTCCCGAGACCGTCTGA
- a CDS encoding TetR/AcrR family transcriptional regulator, producing the protein MRKSSETPPDERPARRGPGRPRRAERDGPSTRERILREATELFAARGPEGTSLRDIAARVGIDVSSLHHHFPAKEELYDACFERVHAAERAALAPLVADLDRAAAAGGEPLGAALRALAEGFVDFLEEHPHTTFLWLRRWLDPTRGAGLDRAYALPLYGDVERALLEAAQAGTVRETTPHVTVRSLVWAAHGHVTALAAASPAERERERYEFRLWVRRFLDALYGTDEGAGGPGSGAGDGSDVIIHRTLE; encoded by the coding sequence ATGAGGAAGAGCAGCGAGACACCCCCCGACGAGCGGCCCGCCCGGCGCGGTCCGGGACGGCCCCGGCGCGCGGAGCGGGACGGGCCCTCCACGCGCGAGCGGATCCTGCGGGAGGCGACGGAACTGTTCGCCGCGCGGGGGCCGGAGGGGACCTCGCTGCGTGACATCGCGGCGCGGGTGGGCATCGACGTGTCGAGCCTGCACCACCACTTCCCCGCCAAGGAGGAGCTGTACGACGCCTGTTTCGAGAGGGTGCACGCGGCGGAGCGGGCGGCGCTCGCCCCGCTGGTGGCCGACCTGGACCGGGCCGCGGCGGCCGGCGGCGAGCCCCTCGGCGCGGCGCTGCGCGCGCTCGCGGAGGGCTTCGTGGACTTCCTGGAGGAGCATCCGCACACCACGTTCCTGTGGCTGCGCCGCTGGCTCGACCCGACGCGCGGCGCGGGCCTGGACCGGGCCTACGCGCTGCCGCTGTACGGCGACGTGGAGCGGGCGCTGCTGGAGGCCGCCCAGGCGGGGACCGTGCGCGAGACCACGCCGCACGTCACGGTGCGCAGCCTGGTGTGGGCGGCGCACGGCCACGTCACCGCGCTGGCCGCCGCCTCCCCCGCCGAACGGGAGCGGGAGCGCTACGAGTTCCGGCTCTGGGTGCGCCGCTTCCTCGACGCCCTGTACGGGACGGACGAGGGCGCGGGCGGGCCGGGGTCTGGTGCCGGCGACGGAAGTGACGTAATAATCCATCGCACGTTGGAATAA
- a CDS encoding winged helix-turn-helix transcriptional regulator, which produces MTPPDGSSEPVRRQDPCRTADVLNIVGDKWSLLVVRNLSQGPRRFTELKRATTGISQRMLTVTLRSLERDGILTRTVHNVMPPHVSYELTPMGATLREATAPLLEWSTRNLDGIESARAAYDTRAESAQPTPS; this is translated from the coding sequence ATGACCCCACCCGACGGCTCGTCAGAGCCGGTACGCCGGCAGGACCCGTGCCGGACGGCCGACGTGCTGAACATCGTCGGCGACAAGTGGTCCCTGCTGGTCGTCCGCAACCTCAGCCAGGGGCCGCGCCGCTTCACCGAGCTCAAGCGCGCCACCACCGGCATCAGCCAGCGCATGCTGACCGTCACCCTGCGCAGCCTGGAGCGCGACGGCATCCTCACGCGTACGGTCCACAACGTCATGCCGCCGCACGTCAGTTACGAGCTCACCCCGATGGGCGCGACCCTCCGCGAGGCCACCGCGCCCCTGCTGGAGTGGTCCACCCGCAACCTGGACGGCATCGAGTCCGCCCGGGCGGCCTACGACACCCGCGCCGAGTCCGCGCAGCCGACTCCCTCGTAA
- a CDS encoding DUF5998 family protein — translation MAKTSTTTQGLRAAIERSGYYPALVAEAVEAAVGGEPVRSYLVHQETTFDQNEVRRHVTVLVLTGNRFIVSHTDEQAADSTSSTPYATTSTESVKLGRISSIVVSRVVANPESYTPGTLPREIVLTIGWGAVSRIDLEPAACGDPDCEADHGYTGNSTADDLSLRVSEAGDGPETVRQALVFAQALSEATADLH, via the coding sequence ATGGCCAAGACCAGTACGACGACCCAGGGGCTGCGGGCGGCGATCGAACGCAGCGGCTACTACCCGGCTCTCGTGGCCGAGGCGGTGGAGGCCGCCGTGGGCGGCGAGCCCGTCCGGTCGTACCTGGTCCACCAGGAGACGACGTTCGACCAGAACGAGGTGCGGCGGCACGTGACCGTGCTCGTCCTCACCGGAAACCGCTTCATCGTCAGCCACACCGACGAGCAGGCCGCGGACAGCACCTCCTCCACCCCCTACGCCACCACCTCCACCGAATCGGTGAAGCTCGGCCGGATCTCGTCGATCGTGGTCAGCCGCGTCGTCGCCAACCCGGAGTCGTACACGCCGGGCACGCTGCCGCGCGAGATCGTGCTCACCATCGGCTGGGGTGCCGTCTCCCGCATCGACCTGGAGCCGGCCGCCTGCGGCGACCCCGACTGCGAGGCCGACCACGGCTACACGGGCAACTCCACGGCCGACGACCTGAGCCTGCGCGTCAGCGAGGCCGGTGACGGCCCGGAGACGGTGCGCCAGGCCCTGGTCTTCGCCCAGGCCCTGTCCGAGGCGACCGCGGACCTGCACTGA
- a CDS encoding SDR family NAD(P)-dependent oxidoreductase gives MGAGRGTAGPGRVAVVGGGIAGIAAVKALLQAGVEVFGVERADELGGLWRLAPDTAAYEGLRLNTSRPRTEFADHPMPVEWPDYPSRGQLLSYVRDYAGRFGVTEHFRTGTELVAARRSEDGWLLELTGPDGAYDESVAHLVVANGHNHTPRLPEPPYPGAFEGTTSHAHAYREPSEFAGRRVLVVGTGNSAMDIATELTEQADEVLISARRGVWVLPKRLFGRPTDQWNGALAAVLPWRLRQRLSQTMLRLAPRGTGGPALPPSPDGVLQDHPTLSDTVPALVRAGKIGVRAGIERFEGRRVRFTDGREDEVDHVLWCTGYRATVPFLDPALVPDPARLPLYRHVFPLDDDALSFVGLMQSTGSALPVVEAQSRLLAAHLTGRLRRPPRDRMLASVTAELHAARERWGDKRPHMRIDVDQYLRQVARDLGGGREVTPLAGRRVLVTGAAGTFGRALGARFTELGARVVGLDLHADASAPVPVVGCDLTDPESVTKGVEEAVRLLGGGVDVLVNNAGRGGPAPAELRPSAEVRAQLDLNLLAAWDVTAAALPHLERARGRVVFIASRMAVMPLPLAAAYGVSKRALAAYADTLRLEVGTHVGVTTVYPSMVRSPIHDSTREAGLSLDGVSRPEPLEGVVAAVVSAVTARRAPRDVATTRRGRAEMALARHAPGLTDRIVRRTVAARLAAGAFAKAPLAEGLRRRHGRDG, from the coding sequence ATGGGCGCAGGGCGGGGCACGGCGGGACCGGGACGGGTGGCCGTCGTCGGCGGCGGCATTGCGGGCATCGCGGCCGTGAAGGCGCTGCTCCAGGCGGGCGTCGAGGTGTTCGGAGTGGAGCGCGCCGACGAGTTGGGCGGACTGTGGCGCCTGGCCCCGGACACCGCCGCGTACGAGGGACTGCGGCTCAACACGTCCAGGCCCCGCACCGAGTTCGCCGACCACCCGATGCCCGTGGAGTGGCCGGACTACCCCTCACGCGGCCAACTGCTGTCGTACGTCCGCGACTACGCCGGACGCTTCGGGGTGACGGAGCACTTCCGCACGGGCACGGAGCTCGTCGCCGCCCGGCGCTCCGAGGACGGCTGGCTCCTCGAACTGACCGGCCCCGACGGCGCGTACGACGAGTCGGTCGCCCATCTCGTGGTCGCCAACGGGCACAACCACACCCCGCGTCTGCCCGAACCGCCGTACCCCGGCGCCTTCGAGGGGACCACCTCGCACGCGCACGCCTACCGCGAGCCGTCCGAGTTCGCGGGCCGCCGGGTGCTGGTCGTCGGCACCGGAAACTCCGCGATGGACATCGCGACGGAGTTGACGGAACAGGCGGACGAGGTGCTGATCTCGGCCCGGCGCGGCGTATGGGTGCTGCCGAAGCGGCTGTTCGGCCGCCCGACCGACCAGTGGAACGGCGCGCTGGCGGCCGTCCTGCCGTGGCGGCTGCGCCAGCGGCTCTCGCAGACGATGCTGCGGCTGGCGCCCCGCGGCACCGGGGGCCCGGCGCTGCCCCCGTCCCCGGACGGTGTGCTCCAGGACCACCCGACGCTGAGCGACACGGTCCCCGCGCTGGTGCGGGCCGGGAAGATCGGCGTACGGGCGGGCATCGAACGCTTCGAGGGGCGCCGGGTGCGCTTCACGGACGGACGGGAGGACGAGGTGGACCACGTGCTGTGGTGCACCGGATACCGGGCGACCGTGCCGTTCCTGGACCCGGCGCTGGTCCCCGACCCGGCCCGGCTGCCGCTGTACCGGCACGTGTTCCCGCTGGACGACGACGCCCTGTCCTTCGTGGGCCTGATGCAGTCGACGGGGTCGGCGCTGCCGGTCGTGGAGGCGCAGAGCCGGCTGCTCGCCGCGCATCTGACCGGACGGCTGCGCAGGCCGCCGCGCGACCGGATGCTGGCGTCGGTCACCGCTGAGCTGCACGCGGCGCGGGAACGCTGGGGCGACAAGCGGCCGCACATGCGGATCGACGTCGACCAGTACCTGCGCCAGGTGGCGCGGGACCTGGGCGGCGGGCGGGAGGTGACCCCGCTCGCGGGACGGCGGGTGCTCGTCACGGGCGCGGCGGGGACCTTCGGCCGGGCGCTGGGGGCGCGCTTCACCGAACTCGGCGCCCGCGTGGTCGGCCTGGACCTGCATGCCGACGCCTCCGCGCCGGTGCCGGTGGTGGGCTGCGACCTGACCGATCCGGAGTCGGTGACCAAGGGCGTCGAGGAGGCCGTGCGGCTGCTCGGCGGGGGCGTGGACGTCCTGGTCAACAACGCGGGCCGGGGCGGTCCCGCCCCCGCGGAGCTGCGGCCGTCGGCGGAGGTGCGTGCCCAGCTGGACCTCAACCTGCTCGCCGCCTGGGACGTGACGGCGGCGGCCCTCCCGCATCTCGAACGGGCGCGCGGCCGGGTGGTGTTCATCGCCTCGCGGATGGCGGTGATGCCACTGCCGCTGGCCGCCGCGTACGGGGTCTCCAAGCGGGCCCTCGCCGCGTACGCGGACACGCTGCGGCTGGAGGTCGGCACGCACGTCGGGGTGACGACCGTCTACCCGAGCATGGTGCGCAGCCCGATCCACGACAGCACGCGGGAGGCGGGGCTCTCCCTGGACGGGGTGTCGCGGCCTGAGCCGCTGGAGGGCGTGGTGGCCGCCGTGGTCTCGGCGGTGACCGCCCGCCGTGCCCCGCGCGACGTGGCGACGACCCGCCGCGGCCGGGCCGAGATGGCGCTGGCCCGGCACGCCCCGGGGCTGACCGACCGGATCGTGCGCCGCACGGTCGCGGCCCGGCTGGCGGCGGGCGCCTTCGCCAAGGCCCCCCTGGCGGAGGGTCTGCGGCGGCGGCACGGGCGTGACGGCTAG